One part of the Solanum stenotomum isolate F172 unplaced genomic scaffold, ASM1918654v1 scaffold15835, whole genome shotgun sequence genome encodes these proteins:
- the LOC125850289 gene encoding zinc finger protein CONSTANS-LIKE 2-like, translating into MKKCELCSSIARVYCESDQASLCWDCDARVHTANFLVAKHSRILLCNSCQSLTPWSGSGSKLGPTVSVCQKCFHNDGEDQDLNDHNNDDTEEEDDDEDDDEDEDEDDGSSDGDNQVVPLSSSTTDQPNPPSLTSSSSSSEDSTSGFHRRSVIGFSPNRTEENIQSHYCGITRPEEKVERRSSWRWR; encoded by the exons ATGAAGAAATGTGAGTTGTGCAGTTCAATAGCAAGAGTTTATTGTGAATCAGATCAAGCCAGTCTTTGTTGGGATTGTGATGCCAGAGTTCACACAGCCAATTTCCTTGTGGCTAAGCATTCAAGAATTCTTCTCTGTAATTCTTGCCAATCACTTACCCCATGGAGTGGCTCTGGCTCTAAGCTTGGTCCCACTGTTTCTGTTTGCCAGAAATGTTTTCATAATGATGGCGAAGATCAAGATCTTAATGATCATAATAATGATGAtacagaagaagaagatgatgatgaggaCGACGacgaagatgaagatgaagatgatggAAGCAGTGATGGTGATAATCAAGTTGTTCCTTTGTCTTCTTCAACTACAGATCAACCTAATCCTCCCTCTTTGACTTCAAGCTCTTCAAGTAGTGAAGATTCCACTAGCGGATTTCACAGAAGAAGTGTAATTGGATTTTCACCTAACAGAACAGAGGAAAATATTCAATCCCATTATTGT GGCATTACAAGACCTGAAGAGAAGGTAGAAAGGAGGAGTTCATGGAGATGGAGATAA